In a genomic window of Glycine max cultivar Williams 82 chromosome 13, Glycine_max_v4.0, whole genome shotgun sequence:
- the LOC100786898 gene encoding heat shock 70 kDa protein 17: protein MASKVALMALFSVALLFSPSQSAVFSVDLGSESVKVAVVNLKPGQSPISVAINEMSKRKSPALVSFHDGDRLLGEEAAGLAARYPQKVYSQMRDLIAKPYASAQRILDSMYLPFDAKEDSRGGVSFQSENDDAVYSPEELVAMVLGYTVNLAEFHAKIQIKDAVIAVPPYMGQAERRGLLAAAQLAGINVLSLINEHSGAALQYGIDKDFSNESRHVIFYDMGASSTHAALVYFSAYKGKEYGKSVSVNQFQVKDVRWDPELGGQHMELRLVEYFADQFNAQVGGGIDVRKFPKAMAKLKKQVKRTKEILSANTAAPISVESLHDDVDFRSTITREKFEELCEDIWEKSLLPVKEVLENSGLSLEQIYAVELIGGATRVPKLQAKLQEFLRRKELDRHLDADEAIVLGAALHAANLSDGIKLNRKLGMIDGSLYGFVVELNGPDLLKDESSRQLLVPRMKKVPSKMFRSINHNKDFEVSLAYESENHLPPGVTSPEIARYQISGLTDASEKYSSRNLSSPIKTNIHFSLSRSGILSLDRADAVIEITEWVEVPRKNLTIENSTVSSNVSAESAAGNSSEENNESVQTDSGINKTSNISSEEQAAAEPATEKKLKKRTFRVPLKIVEKITGFGMSLSQDFLAEAKRKLQVLDKKDADRKRTAELKNNLEGYIYTTKEKIETLEEFEKVSTSEERQSFIEKLDQVQDWLYTDGEDANATEFQERLDQLKAVGDPIFFRLKELTARPAAVEHANKYIDELKQIVEEWKAKKSWLPQERVDEVIKSSEKLKNWLDEKEAEQTKTSGFSKPAFTSEEVYLKVLDLQTKVASINRIPKPKPKVQKPVKNETESSEQNTENSDSNSADSSSSSDSSVNSSEGTSEETVTEQTEGHDEL, encoded by the exons ATGGCGTCGAAGGTGGCGCTGATGGCGCTGTTCTCCGTCGCGCTCCTGTTCTCTCCGTCGCAATCCGCGGTCTTCAGCGTAGATCTAGGCTCCGAATCGGTGAAGGTGGCGGTGGTGAACCTCAAGCCCGGCCAATCCCCGATCTCCGTCGCGATCAACGAGATGTCCAAACGCAAATCGCCGGCGCTGGTCTCCTTCCATGACGGCGACCGCCTCCTCGGAGAGGAGGCCGCCGGCCTCGCCGCGCGCTACCCGCAGAAGGTCTATTCCCAAATGCGCGACCTCATCGCCAAACCCTACGCCTCCGCGCAGAGGATTCTCGACTCAATGTACTTGCCATTCGATGCAAAGGAAGATTCACGAGGCGGCGTGAGTTTCCAAAGCGAAAACGACGACGCTGTTTATTCCCCCGAGGAGCTGGTTGCCATGGTGTTAGGTTACACGGTGAATTTGGCAGAGTTTCACGCAAAGATTCAGATAAAGGACGCGGTGATCGCGGTGCCGCCGTACATGGGGCAGGCGGAGCGGAGAGGGCTGCTTGCCGCGGCGCAGTTAGCGGGGATTAACGTTTTGTCTCTGATAAACGAGCATTCCGGCGCGGCGCTGCAGTACGGGATCGACAAGGACTTCTCCAACGAGTCTCGGCACGTGATCTTCTACGACATGGGCGCGAGCAGCACCCACGCGGCGCTCGTTTACTTCTCGGCGTACAAGGGGAAGGAGTACGGGAAGAGCGTGTCGGTGAATCAGTTTCAGGTGAAGGACGTGCGCTGGGATCCGGAGCTCGGTGGCCAGCACATGGAGCTGCGGTTGGTGGAGTATTTTGCGGATCAGTTCAATGCGCAGGTTGGAGGTGGAATCGATGTCAGGAAGTTCCCCAAGGCTATGGCTAAGTTGAAGAAACAGGTTAAAAGGACTAAAGAGATACTTAGTGCTAACACAGCAGCTCCTATTTCAGTTGAATCGCTTCATGATGACGTCGACTTCAG GAGCACAATAACCCGTGAGAAATTTGAAGAGCTTTGTGAAGACATTTGGGAAAAATCGCTCTTACCTGTGAAAGAGGTGCTTGAGAATTCTGGCCTGTCATTGGAACAAATATATGCAGTGGAGTTGATTGGAGGTGCCACCAGAGTGCCAAAATTACAG GCTAAGCTTCAAGAATTCCTCAGGAGAAAAGAACTTGATAGGCATCTTGATGCTGATGAAGCAATAGTTCTTGGCGCAGCTCTGCATGCTGCAAATTTAAGTGATGGAATCAAATTGAACCGCAAACTAGGAATGATTGATGGTTCCTTATATGGATTTGTGGTTGAGTTGAATGGTCCTGATCTTTTAAAAGATGAAAGCTCTAGGCAGCTACTTGTGCCACGAATGAAGAAGGTCCCGAGTAAG ATGTTTAGATCCATTAATCATAACAAGGATTTTGAAGTTTCACTTGCTTATGAAAGTGAGAATCATTTGCCTCCTGGTGTTACCTCTCCTGAAATTGCTCGATACCAGATATCTGGTTTGACAGATGCAAGTGAGAA ATACTCATCTCGGAATCTGTCATCCCCCATCAAGacaaacatacatttttctcttaGTAGAAGTGGAATTCTTTCACTGGATCGGGCTGATGCTGTTATTGAAATAACAGAGTGGGTGGAAGTTCCTAGAAAGAATTTGACCATAGAGAATTCAACCGTTTCATCAAATGTTTCAGCTGAATCTGCTGCGGGTAATAGTTCTGAAGAAAACAACGAAAGCGTGCAAACTGATAGTGGGATTAATAAGACATCCAACATTAGTTCAGAGGAGCAAGCTGCTGCTGAGCCTGCTACAGAGAAAAAGCTGAAAAAGCGGACCTTTAGGGTACCATTAAAG ATTGTAGAGAAGATAACTGGATTTGGAATGTCTCTATCACAAGATTTTCTTGCTGAAGCCAAAAGAAAACTACAAGTACTAGATAAAAAAGATGCAGACAGAAAAAGAACAGctgagttaaaaaataatttagaaggatatatatatacaactaAGGAAAAG ATTGAAACTCTTGaggagtttgaaaaagtttctACAAGTGAGGAACGCCAGTCCTTCATTGAGAAGCTTGATCAG GTGCAAGATTGGTTGTATACAGATGGTGAAGATGCCAATGCCACAGAGTTTCAAGAGCGTCTAGATCAGTTAAAAGCTGTTGGAGATCCAATTTTCTTCAG GTTAAAAGAGCTTACAGCTCGGCCAGCAGCAGTTGAGCATGCTAATAAATACATTGATGAGTTGAAACAG ATTGTTGAGGAGTGGAAAGCAAAGAAGTCTTGGCTTCCACAAGAACGAGTAGACGAG GTCATAAAAAGTTctgaaaaattgaagaattgGTTGGATGAGAAAGAAGCTGAGCAAACAAA GACTTCTGGATTCAGTAAGCCAGCATTTACATCTGAAGAAGTATATCTGAAGGTGCTTGATCTGCAAACCAAG GTTGCCAGTATTAATAGAATTCCCAAGCCCAAACCTAAGGTTCAGAAGCCCGTAAAAAATGAAACCGAAAGCAGTGAGCAGAATACAGAGAATTCTGATTCTAACTCAGCTGATAGTTCCTCTTCAAGTGATTCATCCGTTAACAGTTCAGAAGGCACAAGCGAAGAGACGGTAACTGAGCAAACTGAAGGTCATGATGAGCTATGA